The following coding sequences are from one Mugil cephalus isolate CIBA_MC_2020 chromosome 9, CIBA_Mcephalus_1.1, whole genome shotgun sequence window:
- the ttc36 gene encoding tetratricopeptide repeat protein 36, with product MASAHDRAVLQAIFNPTTPFGDVPGLNQEEELIDDDSGFDTELLKQVKELEMRGVSAAEAGDLQAALQLFSQAIQILPQRASAYNNRAQALRLQGDAAGALEDLDRAIALSGGAGRTASQALVQRGLLLRLKCQNDKAKADFEKAAALGSEFARQQAVALNPYAALCNKMLSEVINKLRNPEVSEMQ from the exons ATGGCCTCGGCACATGACAGAGCTGTTCTCCAGGCTATATTCAACCCCACCACCCCATTTGGAGACGTTCCTGGCCTTAACCAAGAGGAGGAATTAATTGACGACG ACAGCGGCTTTGACACAGAGTTGCTGAAGCAAGTGAAAGAGTTGGAGATGCGGGGTGTCTCAGCGGCAGAGGCTGGGGATTTGCAAGCCGCACTTCAACTGTTCAGCCAGGCAATCCAGATCCTGCCTCAGCGAGCCTCAGCCTATAACAACCGGGCACAGGCCCTGCGGCTGCAGGGGGACGCAGCAG GAGCCCTGGAGGACCTGGACCGAGCGATTGCTCTGAGCGGCGGCGCCGGACGAACTGCCAGCCAGGCGCTGGTGCAGAGAGGCCTTTTACTCAGATTAAAATGCCAGAATGATAAAGCAAAGGCGGATTTTGAGAAGGCAGCTGCGCTTGGAAGTGAATTTGCCCGACAGCAGGCCGTGGCTCTTAATCCGTACGCCGCCCTCTGCAACAAAATGTTGTCGGAGGTGATCAACAAGCTACGCAACCCAGAGGTGTCCGAGATGCAGTAG
- the LOC125012971 gene encoding F-box only protein 40 has protein sequence MVRSRSLPASHHKHCDKCYKAHCQVPVQISVSCSVIKCRKHCGATLHMCKEEDHQLLCPNETVPCLNAEYGCPLVMLRRRLAKHLEVCPASVVCCSQEWNRWPVSETDPAFYRNVSGSPLANTEENLDVALALRDQELLFQSIKMKTVFPEWMEEKEPAPENVSAGVDGPAEGASCSLDSGEFTENGCAGMDEKEPTQEEGEDLAKSKDATGIQNFSSWEKIFNKEKGGCKETAKNLNKEDKGKEEQKASNNPGRARESRASASTSMSLGGATGLAPWQDGVLERLSKEVHISEYNMYLVHHGAMLINFGQLAACTPREKDFVYGSLEPIEVKSVRTFNIPTSYRARRHHLKDPVRKNNTAHKSADTTDLGVSVGELPNSDEVSTTLLCSLEKELKGHSISESSSTDGLYVDIGTQTYNFSSAPFKSDASLADVVAGKPRGLHMHVEAESVTRRHNKTSSAFTYMCGHFFRRDEYCSHFKNAHSDIQAPLNGWFQQRCPLAYLGCTFTQTRFRPAGCQATIRFCRDVNAFALRPHVPSCLCEGGKASGSQRNGARRLDPLSLLPLEILQHIAGYLDSFTLSQLSQVSRLMRELCATLLEDRGMVSLKWEKKTYSNGRASWKCRKKVWKFSSLFSSVDRWSFSDSPSMSNHLKSCSFYQRAERTEPVALACLGEVSGKRGELRNNR, from the exons ATG GTGAGGAGCAGAAGTTTGCCAGCGAGCCACCACAAGCACTGCGACAAGTGCTACAAAGCCCACTGTCAGGTCCCGGTGCAGATCTCCGTGTCGTGCTCGGTCATCAAGTGTCGTAAGCACTGCGGCGCCACCCTCCACATGTGCAAGGAAGAGGACCACCAGCTCCTGTGCCCAAACGAGACGGTGCCCTGCCTCAACGCCGAATACGGCTGCCCCCTCGTGATGCTGCGCCGCCGGCTGGCCAAACACCTGGAGGTCTGTCCCGCCAGCGTGGTCTGCTGCTCTCAGGAGTGGAACCGCTGGCCCGTGTCCGAAACTGATCCGGCCTTTTACAGAAATGTCTCTGGAAGCCCTCTTGCAAACACCGAGGAAAACCTCGACGTTGCTTTGGCGCTCAGGGATCAAGAGCTGCTGTTCCAGTCCATCAAGATGAAGACCGTGTTCCCAGAgtggatggaggagaaggaaccCGCACCTGAGAATGTTTCTGCTGGTGTCGACGGCCCTGCAGAGGGAGCATCCTGCTCTTTAGATTCTGGTGAGTTCACAGAAAATGGCTGTGCAGGGATGGACGAAAAAGAACCGACTcaagaggaaggggaggattTGGCAAAGAGCAAGGATGCGACAGGTATTCAGAATTTTAGCTCGTGGGAGAAAATATTCAATAAGGAGAAGGGGGGATGCAAGGAAACTGCCAAGAACCTGAATAAGGAGgataaaggaaaagaagagcaaAAAGCATCAAACAATCCTGGAAGGGCAAGAGAATCACGAGCGAGTGCTTCTACGTCCATGAGCTTGGGGGGTGCCACCGGCCTCGCACCGTGGCAAGACGGGGTCCTTGAGAGATTAAGTAAAGAAGTCCACATTTCAGAATATAACATGTATCTGGTGCACCACGGGGCGATGCTGATCAACTTTGGTCAGCTCGCCGCCTGCACGCCAAGAGAAAAGGATTTCGTTTATGGGAGCTTGGAGCCAATCGAGGTTAAATCCGTCCGCACGTTTAATATTCCCACCAGCTACCGAGCGAGACGCCATCACCTGAAGGACCCCGTGCGCAAGAACAATACGGCGCACAAGAGCGCTGACACCACAGATTTGGGCGTGTCCGTCGGGGAGCTCCCGAACAGCGATGAGGTCAGCACGACACTTCTGTGCTCCCTGGAAAAGGAGCTGAAGGGACACTCGATCTCGGAGAGCTCGTCAACCGACGGCCTTTACGTGGACATTGGAACGCAAACGTACAACTTTTCCTCTGCTCCGTTCAAATCGGACGCGTCGCTAGCCGACGTCGTGGCCGGCAAACCCCGCGGTCTTCACATGCACGTCGAAGCCGAATCTGTCACCAGAAGGCACAACAAAACGAGCTCGGCCTTCACGTACATGTGTGGCCACTTCTTTCGCCGCGACGAATACTGCTCTCATTTCAAGAACGCGCACTCTGACATCCAGGCCCCTCTAAACGGCTGGTTCCAGCAGCGCTGCCCTTTAGCCTACCTCGGCTGCACTTTCACTCAGACGAGGTTCCGGCCCGCAGGTTGTCAGGCGACGATCAGGTTCTGCAGAGACGTCAACGCCTTTGCGCTCCGGCCGCACGTCCCTTCGTGCCTCTGCGAAGGCGGGAAAGCCTCGGGCTCTCAGAGAAACGGTGCGCGCAGGCTGGATCCCCTGAGCCTGCTCCCCCTGGAGATCCTCCAGCATATCGCTGGTTACCTCGACAGCTTCACGTTGTCTCAGCTCTCCCAGGTGTCCCGTCTGATGAGGGAGCTGTGTGCCACGTTGTTAGAGGACAGAGGGATGGTCTCCCTCAAGTGGGAGAAAAAGACGTATTCTAACGGAAGGGCTTCCTGGAAATGTCGAAAGAAA GTTTGGAAATTCAGCTCCCTGTTTTCCTCCGTGGACAGATGGAGCTTCAGCGATTCTCCCTCCATGTCGAATCACTTGAAATCCTGCTCCTTCTACCAGAGAGCGGAGCGAACGGAGCCGGTGGCTTTGGCCTGCCTGGGAGAGGTCAGCGGCAAGCGCGGGGAGCTGAGGAACAACAGATGA